A genome region from Candidatus Microthrix parvicella Bio17-1 includes the following:
- a CDS encoding wax ester/triacylglycerol synthase family O-acyltransferase has protein sequence MLTRRKGGDLVEEISGLDTRFLYSETPTAHMHTLKIVVMNVAGSPITVSLDMFIDALEKRLDRMPALRRRRVAIPHRLSLPVWVEDANLDVSAHIDWRVAPAPGGNRELADAVADVAAIPLDPDRPLWHMTVVDGLADDRIAVIVKLHHAVADGGAAVAMLLNAFLTDQSDAIVVPADPEPEPSRRELFGFAARSRARQVRHLPTLGREMYTGMRAAQRAARESDGAIAMPFDCPRTPLNVSLSAQRTFAMVDLPIGDLLDIKRSCNTTLNVVYLVLCGGAVRRYLLGLGALPDKSLMAGVPVGTRIDPTRLSGNHFDNMYVPLRTDLADPVARLRAVHAASSKARGIRAAMGHEMLERRAALTPLHLYPLGLRLWARSKLADRVRPPINLVASNVAGPREAPESEGGVISALYSVGPILEGIGLNITAWSFCDKLGVSVLGCPASLPDPWALTTQFEAELHDLRQRLG, from the coding sequence ATGCTCACACGTCGAAAGGGGGGCGACCTGGTGGAGGAGATCAGCGGGCTCGACACACGGTTCCTGTACTCGGAGACTCCCACCGCGCACATGCACACGCTGAAGATCGTGGTGATGAACGTGGCGGGCAGCCCCATCACGGTGTCGCTCGACATGTTCATCGACGCGCTGGAGAAGCGGCTGGACCGCATGCCGGCGCTGCGCCGACGCCGGGTGGCCATCCCGCACCGGTTGAGTCTCCCGGTGTGGGTTGAGGACGCCAACCTCGACGTCTCGGCACACATCGACTGGCGGGTCGCCCCAGCCCCCGGCGGCAATCGCGAGCTGGCGGACGCCGTGGCCGACGTGGCGGCGATCCCCCTCGACCCAGACCGCCCGCTGTGGCACATGACCGTGGTGGACGGCCTGGCGGACGACCGCATCGCCGTGATCGTCAAGCTGCATCACGCCGTGGCCGATGGCGGAGCAGCGGTCGCCATGCTGCTGAATGCGTTCCTCACCGACCAGTCGGACGCGATCGTTGTCCCGGCAGACCCCGAGCCCGAACCCTCCCGGCGGGAACTGTTCGGTTTCGCCGCCAGGTCGCGGGCCCGGCAGGTGCGACACCTACCGACCCTGGGACGGGAGATGTACACCGGCATGCGAGCGGCACAGCGGGCCGCCCGCGAGTCCGACGGGGCGATCGCCATGCCGTTTGATTGCCCCCGCACGCCGCTGAACGTGTCGCTGAGCGCGCAGCGCACCTTCGCCATGGTGGACCTGCCCATCGGCGACCTTCTGGACATCAAGCGTTCGTGTAACACCACACTGAACGTGGTGTACCTCGTGTTGTGCGGCGGCGCGGTGCGCCGCTACCTCCTGGGGCTTGGTGCGCTACCCGACAAGTCGTTGATGGCTGGGGTTCCGGTGGGAACGAGGATCGATCCAACGAGGCTGAGCGGCAACCACTTCGACAACATGTACGTGCCGCTGCGCACCGACCTGGCCGATCCGGTCGCCCGGCTGCGGGCGGTACACGCTGCCTCCTCGAAGGCTCGCGGAATCCGGGCGGCGATGGGTCACGAGATGCTGGAGCGGCGGGCCGCACTCACTCCGCTGCACCTCTATCCACTGGGTCTGCGACTGTGGGCCCGCAGCAAGCTGGCCGATCGGGTCCGACCTCCGATCAACCTGGTGGCCTCCAACGTGGCCGGACCTCGGGAGGCCCCCGAGAGCGAGGGTGGGGTCATCAGCGCGCTGTACTCGGTCGGACCCATCCTGGAGGGTATTGGGTTGAACATCACCGCCTGGAGTTTCTGCGACAAGTTGGGTGTCTCGGTGCTGGGATGTCCCGCGAGCCTGCCCGACCCCTGGGCACTGACGACGCAGTTCGAAGCGGAGTTGCACGATCTCCGGCAGCGACTCGGCTGA
- a CDS encoding acyl-CoA synthetase — MEFNLADLFESVVATVPEADALVAGDRRLTYRALDDRANRLANHLAAAGVGRDDFVGLHLSNGTEYIEAMLACFKLRAVPVNINWRYVSAELRYLYEDAGLVGLIVHRRFGEAAGGALDAIADARVVLDVDDGTDAPPIGEDYEAALASSSVEPSFGPRSADDLYCVYTGGTTGMPKGVLWRHEDIFFAAMGGGDPMQFGNVIAEPGELADRVLSPGLVELPVPPLMHASAQWLAFHTFFGGGKLVLSPGGTFDPAAIWRLVADEGVNILVIVGDAMARPLLDHLDEFGGDDELSSLMALGSGGAILSPSTKSRLRGRFKDLVIVDAFGASETGQLGGKPPEADPFGAPRLTANEHTTVFDDEFRPVQPGSGVIGLLARGGRVPLRYHGDPAKTAATFVEVDGVRWSLPGDEATIASDGTIELLGRSAQCINTGGEKVYAEEVETVLLGHPDIEDVVVVGVPDDRWGHRVVAVASARAGRSVSLDDLRRHGQADLASYKLPRDLVVVDEIVRQPSGKPDYRWAVGVAEEN, encoded by the coding sequence GTGGAGTTCAACTTGGCCGATCTCTTCGAGAGCGTGGTGGCCACGGTGCCCGAGGCCGACGCCCTGGTCGCAGGCGACCGGCGACTTACCTACCGAGCGCTCGACGACCGGGCAAACCGCCTGGCCAATCACCTCGCCGCAGCGGGCGTCGGCCGTGACGACTTCGTCGGCCTGCACCTGTCCAACGGCACCGAGTACATCGAGGCGATGCTCGCCTGTTTCAAGCTGCGGGCGGTGCCGGTCAACATCAATTGGCGTTATGTCAGCGCCGAGTTGCGGTACCTCTACGAGGACGCCGGGCTGGTGGGCCTCATCGTGCACCGACGCTTCGGCGAGGCGGCGGGTGGGGCGCTCGACGCCATCGCCGATGCCCGGGTGGTGCTCGACGTCGACGACGGAACCGACGCCCCACCCATCGGCGAGGACTACGAGGCCGCCCTGGCATCCTCGAGCGTTGAGCCGTCCTTCGGCCCACGCTCGGCCGACGATCTCTACTGCGTCTACACGGGTGGCACGACGGGCATGCCAAAGGGTGTGCTGTGGCGCCATGAGGACATCTTCTTTGCCGCCATGGGAGGCGGCGACCCGATGCAGTTCGGCAACGTCATCGCCGAGCCCGGCGAACTCGCCGATCGGGTGCTCAGCCCGGGTCTTGTCGAGCTGCCGGTGCCGCCGCTGATGCACGCCAGTGCCCAGTGGCTCGCCTTCCACACGTTCTTTGGTGGCGGCAAACTGGTGTTGTCGCCGGGTGGAACGTTCGATCCCGCCGCCATTTGGCGCCTGGTGGCGGACGAGGGCGTGAACATCCTGGTCATCGTCGGAGACGCCATGGCCCGGCCCCTTCTGGATCATTTGGATGAGTTTGGTGGCGACGACGAGTTGTCCTCGTTGATGGCGCTCGGATCGGGCGGAGCGATCCTGTCTCCATCCACCAAGTCACGTCTCAGGGGGCGGTTCAAGGATCTGGTGATCGTCGATGCCTTTGGTGCATCCGAGACCGGCCAGCTTGGGGGAAAGCCTCCCGAGGCCGACCCATTCGGCGCCCCGAGGCTGACGGCCAACGAGCACACGACGGTCTTCGACGATGAGTTTCGTCCGGTGCAACCGGGGTCCGGCGTCATCGGGCTCCTCGCCCGTGGAGGGCGGGTCCCCCTTCGCTACCACGGCGACCCCGCCAAGACGGCGGCCACGTTCGTGGAGGTCGACGGCGTGCGCTGGTCGCTGCCAGGCGACGAGGCCACCATCGCCTCCGACGGCACCATCGAACTGCTGGGCCGCTCCGCCCAGTGCATCAACACCGGCGGTGAGAAGGTCTATGCGGAGGAGGTCGAGACTGTCCTCTTGGGGCATCCCGACATCGAGGACGTGGTCGTGGTCGGCGTGCCCGACGATCGGTGGGGTCACCGGGTGGTCGCCGTCGCCTCCGCACGTGCCGGCCGCAGCGTGAGTCTCGACGACCTGCGCCGGCACGGCCAAGCCGACCTCGCCTCCTACAAGCTGCCCCGAGATCTGGTGGTGGTCGACGAGATCGTTCGACAACCCAGCGGAAAGCCCGACTACCGGTGGGCGGTCGGCGTCGCCGAGGAGAACTGA
- a CDS encoding WS/DGAT/MGAT family O-acyltransferase has translation MERITGADALFLEAETPTMMMHVVGVLVLDTTGVDGWTIDRVTNVMEERIHLIEPFRRRMLPVPAALDHPRWIEDPDFDLDRHVAHHTLESPGDMRALAAFAGEVASQPLPRDRPLWEMWLVDGLADGTVALVSKVHHALMDGAAGGELMASLFDLSPEGDAVAPPEHEWSPKPSPSSGDLVADALGAALARTRRLPSTLVRSAGAVTGAARSAISRQVAGGTPLFAPSTPFNGRLTERRAMSLTQCRLDDLRRTRTAFGTKVNDVVLAAATASLRRYLVDRDALPSGPLVASVPMSVRTESDDGRLGNRTANLMVPLPVHLTDPVEVLQTIRAYTAEAKATPKAVGPDLFADWVDLTSSALIHGTAQAYSSLGISGIHPSPFNLVISNVPGPPIPLYLGGATVTATYPMGPLITNNGLNITVLSQSDELNVGVIACPDLVDDVEAVGVGFVEAIQELAGLADQVNTEENDDG, from the coding sequence ATGGAACGAATCACCGGTGCCGACGCCCTGTTTCTTGAGGCGGAGACCCCGACGATGATGATGCACGTGGTCGGGGTGCTGGTGCTCGACACGACGGGCGTCGACGGGTGGACGATCGACCGGGTGACCAACGTGATGGAGGAACGCATCCATCTCATCGAGCCGTTCCGACGCCGCATGCTCCCGGTGCCGGCCGCGCTGGATCACCCCCGCTGGATCGAGGATCCCGACTTCGACCTCGACCGCCATGTGGCTCACCACACCCTCGAGAGCCCCGGCGACATGAGGGCGCTCGCCGCCTTTGCCGGTGAGGTGGCAAGCCAACCGTTGCCCCGGGACCGTCCCCTGTGGGAGATGTGGTTGGTCGACGGCCTCGCCGATGGCACGGTGGCGCTGGTCTCGAAGGTCCACCACGCCTTGATGGATGGGGCAGCCGGCGGGGAACTGATGGCCTCGCTGTTCGACCTGTCGCCGGAGGGCGATGCCGTTGCTCCACCCGAGCACGAGTGGAGCCCGAAGCCGTCACCCAGCTCCGGCGACCTGGTCGCCGACGCGCTGGGTGCGGCCCTGGCCAGGACCCGGCGTCTGCCCTCCACGCTGGTGCGCTCGGCTGGGGCGGTGACCGGGGCGGCCCGCTCGGCGATCTCGCGGCAGGTTGCCGGTGGCACACCGCTCTTCGCGCCGTCCACCCCGTTCAACGGTCGGCTCACCGAGCGAAGGGCCATGTCGCTCACCCAGTGTCGCCTGGACGATCTCCGCCGCACCCGCACAGCCTTTGGCACCAAGGTGAACGACGTGGTGCTTGCCGCGGCGACCGCCTCGCTTCGCCGCTACCTGGTCGACCGGGATGCGCTTCCGTCCGGGCCGCTGGTGGCCTCGGTCCCCATGTCGGTTCGCACCGAGTCCGACGATGGCAGGTTGGGGAACCGAACGGCCAACCTCATGGTGCCATTGCCGGTGCATCTGACCGATCCGGTCGAGGTACTCCAGACGATCCGCGCCTACACCGCAGAGGCAAAGGCCACGCCGAAAGCGGTTGGTCCCGATCTGTTTGCCGACTGGGTGGACCTCACGTCCTCTGCGCTCATCCATGGTACGGCGCAGGCCTACTCGAGCCTGGGGATCAGCGGTATCCACCCGTCGCCGTTCAACCTGGTGATCTCGAACGTCCCCGGACCACCGATCCCGCTGTATTTGGGGGGCGCCACGGTGACGGCCACCTATCCGATGGGTCCGCTGATCACCAACAACGGCCTCAACATCACGGTGCTCAGCCAATCCGACGAGCTCAACGTCGGGGTGATCGCCTGCCCCGACCTGGTCGACGACGTCGAGGCGGTCGGCGTGGGATTTGTGGAAGCGATTCAGGAACTGGCCGGGCTGGCCGACCAGGTCAACACCGAGGAGAACGACGATGGGTAA
- a CDS encoding alpha/beta hydrolase family protein: MGNALLDTPGAAWRAAGRHYRNVERELARHAPTRALVAAPRTAKVVGETLVRKIGADEPGLPVPRISPAFAAQVAIDEAILAIAMGPNAFPTRADYHRVGRELTDAGELFATRGWLDDPASYHRLPPDLTEPAFKKGWALGQSYERLLFPSGWSPRTEEPGAERWAGYEANRTASAVVLRHPGAPRPWVVAVHGFACGSAFMDFIGLHAMRMHRELGVNVALPVMPLHGARKISRISGESFLSFDLMNTVHGLSQGVWDVRRLLSWVRQQDAPAIGLYGVSLGAYMVSLLAGLDPNLDAVVAGIPVVDFPELIQSHSPTNIRLRAIEHRILGGNAEAVHRVVSPLSFAPLVPHERRFIYGGLGDRLARPTQAHRLWAHWDEPEIYWYGGNHVGYLWSGGVPEFVMTSMRSAGIVGEEADGDAQAEPEPLAQVADL, encoded by the coding sequence ATGGGTAACGCCCTACTCGATACCCCAGGCGCAGCCTGGCGGGCCGCCGGCCGCCACTACCGCAATGTGGAGCGGGAACTGGCCCGCCACGCGCCCACACGGGCACTGGTCGCGGCGCCTCGCACCGCCAAGGTGGTCGGCGAGACGCTGGTGCGCAAGATCGGGGCCGACGAACCCGGGTTGCCGGTTCCCCGCATCTCACCGGCCTTCGCCGCCCAGGTGGCCATCGACGAGGCGATCCTGGCCATCGCCATGGGTCCCAACGCCTTCCCGACCCGCGCGGATTACCACCGGGTCGGCCGCGAACTCACCGACGCCGGTGAGTTGTTCGCCACGAGGGGCTGGCTCGACGATCCCGCCTCCTATCACCGTCTCCCTCCCGATCTGACCGAACCTGCGTTCAAAAAGGGTTGGGCGCTCGGCCAGTCCTACGAGCGGCTGTTGTTCCCGAGCGGCTGGTCACCGCGGACGGAGGAGCCGGGCGCCGAGCGCTGGGCCGGCTACGAGGCCAACCGCACGGCGTCGGCCGTCGTCCTCCGCCACCCCGGCGCCCCCCGGCCATGGGTCGTCGCCGTACACGGCTTCGCCTGCGGTTCTGCGTTCATGGACTTCATCGGGCTGCACGCGATGCGCATGCACCGTGAGCTCGGGGTCAACGTGGCGCTGCCCGTCATGCCGCTGCACGGTGCCCGCAAGATCTCTCGGATCAGCGGTGAGTCGTTCCTGTCGTTCGACTTAATGAATACCGTACATGGCCTCTCTCAGGGCGTGTGGGACGTTCGCCGGCTCCTCTCCTGGGTACGACAACAGGACGCGCCGGCGATCGGTCTCTACGGCGTGTCATTGGGCGCCTACATGGTGTCGCTGTTGGCCGGGCTCGATCCCAACCTGGACGCGGTCGTTGCGGGCATCCCGGTGGTCGACTTCCCCGAACTCATCCAGAGCCACAGCCCCACCAATATCCGGTTGCGGGCGATCGAGCACCGAATCCTGGGAGGTAACGCCGAGGCCGTGCACCGGGTGGTGTCCCCGCTGTCGTTCGCCCCGCTGGTCCCCCACGAACGGCGCTTCATTTACGGTGGTCTGGGCGACCGTCTCGCCCGACCCACCCAGGCCCACCGGCTCTGGGCGCACTGGGACGAGCCCGAAATCTATTGGTACGGCGGTAACCACGTGGGCTACCTCTGGTCCGGGGGTGTGCCCGAGTTCGTGATGACCTCGATGCGCTCAGCGGGGATCGTCGGGGAGGAGGCCGACGGTGATGCCCAGGCCGAACCAGAACCCCTCGCACAGGTCGCCGACCTCTAA
- a CDS encoding serine hydrolase domain-containing protein, which translates to MGHRHIDCTTGLLAAEASEAGVPASLVDELIERAHREIRSGLLPSCQLALAHNGRLVAYRTLGAAQPDDRFVVFSCTKILMAGALWLAIGEGLVSRDTRVAQVVPEFATNGKEVVTVEQLLTHTAGFPSAPFSPDDWEDRARRLERFSSWRLNWKPGSRFEYHSAAAHWVLAEILERVTGTDYRRFIHERLTEPLGLSRLRLGVPEESQSDIQGLVAVGEPPTSEQIESATGIAGLDLTELGNVAEEHLLEFNGVARRRVGVPGGGAVGTAAELAMFLQAVMANPGRMWDPGVLAAGTREVLCTFTDPMVGVTANRTLGLLLAGDDGCSALRGFGRTVSAAAFGHMGAGGQVAWADPASGLSFVYLTNGLDRDPIRMGRRGSSLSNRAGAVTLEAGTR; encoded by the coding sequence ATGGGCCATCGCCACATCGACTGCACCACCGGTCTCTTGGCCGCCGAGGCGAGCGAGGCCGGGGTGCCGGCGTCGTTGGTTGACGAACTGATCGAGCGGGCCCATCGAGAGATTAGGTCGGGCCTGTTGCCCTCCTGTCAGCTGGCGCTGGCCCACAACGGCCGGCTGGTCGCGTACCGAACGCTCGGTGCGGCCCAGCCCGACGACCGCTTCGTGGTGTTCAGCTGCACCAAAATTCTGATGGCTGGTGCGTTGTGGTTGGCCATCGGCGAGGGCCTGGTGTCGAGGGACACCCGTGTCGCCCAGGTCGTGCCCGAGTTCGCCACCAACGGGAAGGAGGTCGTCACCGTCGAGCAACTGTTGACTCACACGGCCGGGTTTCCCTCCGCTCCGTTCTCCCCCGACGACTGGGAGGACCGCGCCAGGCGCTTGGAACGCTTCTCAAGCTGGAGGCTCAACTGGAAGCCGGGCAGCCGCTTCGAGTACCACTCGGCGGCGGCCCACTGGGTACTTGCCGAGATTCTCGAACGAGTCACCGGCACCGACTACCGCCGGTTCATCCACGAACGGCTGACCGAGCCCCTCGGGCTCAGTCGGCTGCGGCTCGGCGTACCCGAGGAGTCCCAGAGCGACATCCAGGGCCTGGTGGCCGTCGGTGAACCTCCGACCTCCGAACAGATCGAATCGGCCACGGGTATCGCCGGGCTCGACCTGACCGAACTGGGAAACGTCGCCGAGGAGCACCTGCTGGAGTTCAACGGCGTGGCCCGTCGAAGGGTCGGCGTCCCCGGCGGTGGAGCGGTCGGCACGGCGGCCGAGTTGGCGATGTTCCTGCAGGCCGTCATGGCGAACCCCGGTCGGATGTGGGACCCCGGCGTGCTTGCAGCGGGAACCCGTGAGGTCCTGTGCACCTTCACCGACCCAATGGTGGGTGTGACGGCCAACCGAACGCTGGGCCTGTTGCTCGCCGGCGATGATGGCTGCTCGGCCCTACGAGGGTTCGGCCGCACGGTGTCGGCGGCGGCGTTTGGGCACATGGGAGCGGGAGGTCAGGTCGCCTGGGCCGACCCGGCCTCTGGACTGTCGTTCGTCTACCTCACCAACGGACTCGATCGTGATCCCATCCGCATGGGCCGCCGGGGCTCCTCCCTGAGCAACCGGGCCGGCGCCGTCACGCTCGAGGCCGGCACGCGGTAG
- a CDS encoding helix-turn-helix domain-containing protein has product MTHVLLPAMCLLRRRDGVEQIGSALLAFGDGGGHRSIADRLGVPASTVRGWLRRFNAKAAFLAGQFVAVARRLDPSLGHIRGRGSPARKVLEAVGVAAAAAVRRFGPGNRWFFVSAVSGGRLLSNTNSPFQANS; this is encoded by the coding sequence GTGACACACGTGTTGTTGCCGGCGATGTGTTTGTTGCGTCGCCGTGATGGGGTCGAGCAAATCGGCTCGGCGTTGTTGGCGTTCGGTGATGGTGGGGGTCACCGGTCGATCGCTGACCGGTTGGGGGTTCCTGCGTCGACGGTGCGGGGCTGGTTGCGCCGCTTCAATGCGAAAGCCGCGTTTCTGGCTGGGCAGTTTGTGGCGGTGGCCCGCCGGTTGGACCCGTCGTTGGGCCATATCCGGGGGAGGGGTTCCCCGGCCCGCAAAGTGTTGGAAGCCGTTGGTGTGGCCGCTGCTGCGGCGGTCCGTCGGTTCGGTCCCGGCAACCGTTGGTTCTTCGTCTCGGCTGTTTCCGGCGGGAGGCTGTTGAGCAACACGAACTCCCCCTTTCAGGCGAACAGCTGA
- a CDS encoding DDE-type integrase/transposase/recombinase yields MEDNHRRDIALFRYSLIREAADPELSPTERGALVRRLAAREHVGPTGQRVTVGRSTLDRWIRLWLAGGYDALVPTERARAPQIPPVVIETAERLRREQPARTAAHIVELLAVEEMVVSARTLQRHFVRVGLHRKAPTRRAFGRFEASTINEIWTGDAMHGRFLVAGAHKPVLFAFIDDHSRLIVGWKWTLAEDTLRAGNALREGLTRRGVPTGCYLDNGSPFVSAQFGRALAKMGIRLWHSKPGEPAGRLARARPNWADTNGDPLSR; encoded by the coding sequence ATGGAAGACAACCACCGCCGCGACATTGCGTTGTTTCGTTACTCGCTGATCAGAGAGGCTGCTGACCCCGAGCTGTCCCCAACCGAACGCGGGGCGCTGGTCCGCCGTCTGGCGGCCCGTGAACACGTCGGCCCGACAGGCCAGCGGGTGACCGTTGGGCGTTCGACGTTGGATCGTTGGATCCGCCTGTGGCTCGCGGGCGGCTATGACGCTCTGGTGCCCACAGAACGGGCCCGGGCACCTCAGATCCCACCGGTCGTGATCGAAACAGCTGAACGGCTACGCCGTGAGCAACCAGCGCGGACCGCCGCCCACATCGTCGAGCTGCTTGCCGTCGAGGAGATGGTGGTGTCAGCACGCACGTTGCAACGCCATTTCGTTCGGGTCGGGCTGCACCGCAAAGCCCCGACACGTCGGGCGTTCGGCCGGTTCGAAGCTTCAACGATCAACGAGATCTGGACCGGTGACGCGATGCACGGCCGGTTCCTTGTCGCCGGGGCTCACAAGCCGGTCCTGTTCGCGTTTATCGATGACCACTCGAGGCTGATCGTCGGCTGGAAATGGACGTTGGCCGAGGACACCCTTCGGGCCGGGAACGCGCTCCGCGAGGGGCTCACCCGAAGGGGTGTCCCGACGGGCTGTTATCTCGATAACGGGTCGCCGTTTGTGTCTGCCCAGTTCGGTCGGGCTCTCGCCAAGATGGGGATCCGATTGTGGCACTCCAAACCCGGTGAACCCGCCGGGAGATTGGCGAGAGCCCGACCGAACTGGGCAGACACAAACGGCGACCCGTTATCGAGATAA
- a CDS encoding helix-turn-helix domain-containing protein, with translation MCLLRRRDGVEQIGSALLAFGDGGGHRSIADRLGVPASTVRGWLRRFNAKAAFLAGQXLLSR, from the coding sequence ATGTGTTTGTTGCGTCGCCGTGATGGGGTCGAGCAAATCGGCTCGGCGTTGTTGGCGTTCGGTGATGGTGGGGGTCACCGGTCGATCGCTGACCGGTTGGGGGTTCCTGCGTCGACGGTGCGGGGCTGGTTGCGCCGCTTCAATGCGAAAGCCGCGTTTCTGGCTGGGCAGTTNCTGTTATCTCGATAA
- a CDS encoding IS4 family transposase, whose translation MPRAGQLKPESDRRLSDLVSVGVLMRAFPPDAVDRVILEAGAKEQRHRALPAWVMAYYSMGMALYADGSYVDVLALLTDGLSWTSGWEDAWKLPTKSAISQARQRLGSAPVEQLFRQVTGPLATVDTPGSFLAGRRLVAIDGTTFDLDDSPANDGFFGRPGVNKGERSAFPQARVVAVAECGTHAMFDAEIGVYSAGERELAGPLIDRLAPDMMLLADRGFYSAALWQQAASTGADLLWRVSKSIKPRPVEELCDGSWVVEIRPPKTPGISRGKAFRVRLIDYTVDNHTGQEPSEIRLFTTVMDPGDIGAQELAVAYTQRWEIETAFDELKTHQRGARVVLRSRSPDMVHQEIWGHLCCHYAIRTLMCEAAHHAGRDPDRVSFVAAINIARATIAQPGDFPPSAH comes from the coding sequence ATGCCACGTGCTGGACAGTTGAAGCCCGAGTCGGATCGTCGTTTGTCGGATTTGGTGTCGGTGGGGGTGTTGATGAGGGCGTTCCCGCCAGATGCTGTTGATCGGGTGATCTTGGAGGCGGGTGCGAAGGAGCAACGCCACCGGGCGTTACCGGCGTGGGTGATGGCCTATTACTCGATGGGCATGGCCCTCTACGCGGACGGCTCGTATGTGGATGTGTTGGCGTTGTTGACCGACGGGTTGTCGTGGACTTCGGGGTGGGAGGACGCCTGGAAGTTGCCGACGAAGTCGGCGATCTCCCAGGCCCGTCAACGTCTTGGGTCCGCGCCGGTGGAGCAGTTGTTCCGTCAGGTGACCGGCCCGCTCGCAACGGTTGATACGCCGGGGTCGTTTTTGGCTGGCCGTCGTTTGGTCGCGATTGATGGGACCACGTTCGATCTTGATGACAGCCCGGCCAACGACGGGTTCTTTGGGCGGCCGGGGGTGAACAAAGGCGAACGGTCCGCGTTCCCCCAGGCCCGGGTTGTTGCGGTCGCTGAGTGTGGCACCCACGCGATGTTCGACGCGGAGATCGGTGTGTACTCGGCTGGTGAACGCGAACTGGCCGGGCCGTTGATCGACCGGCTGGCCCCGGACATGATGCTGCTCGCAGATCGCGGTTTCTACAGTGCTGCGTTGTGGCAACAGGCCGCATCGACCGGTGCGGATCTGTTGTGGCGGGTCTCGAAATCGATCAAACCCCGCCCGGTTGAGGAACTCTGCGACGGGTCGTGGGTCGTGGAGATCCGCCCACCGAAAACCCCTGGGATCAGCCGGGGCAAGGCGTTCCGGGTTCGGCTGATCGATTACACCGTCGACAACCATACCGGCCAAGAACCCTCGGAGATCCGGCTGTTCACCACCGTGATGGACCCGGGCGACATCGGAGCCCAAGAACTCGCTGTGGCGTACACCCAACGATGGGAGATCGAAACAGCTTTCGACGAGTTGAAAACCCATCAGCGCGGAGCGAGGGTGGTCCTCCGGTCGAGGTCGCCGGACATGGTCCACCAAGAGATCTGGGGGCACCTGTGTTGCCACTACGCCATCAGAACGTTGATGTGTGAAGCCGCCCACCACGCCGGCCGAGACCCGGACCGGGTCTCTTTCGTTGCTGCCATCAACATCGCTCGTGCCACCATCGCTCAACCGGGCGACTTTCCCCCCTCAGCACACTGA
- a CDS encoding NAD-dependent epimerase/dehydratase family protein — translation MSETISPRDDQHVLVTGGAGFIGGNLARRLVDDDRVTRVTVLDDLSTGRPDNLDGVGDADTPVDLVEGTVLDEALVTKLVAEATAVVHLAAIPSVPRSVDQPRPSMTTNVDGTVNVLEAIRAAGGRPLVFASSSSVYGAAEVLPKTIDLAPAPLSPYAVSKLAGESAVLAWRHCYGFSAVPFRFFNVYGPRQRAGDAYAAVVPAFLDAALAGRDIPVNGDGLQSRDFTYVGDVTDVLAEVALGGLDSARPVNLAFGRRWTLLDVIAELETLLGRSLDVAFGPDRAGDVRHSQADPAGLEQLLGTRTPVELGPGLARTLAWWDPDGAEVGGAAAPDPA, via the coding sequence ATGAGTGAGACCATTAGCCCACGAGACGACCAGCACGTGCTGGTGACCGGTGGGGCGGGCTTCATCGGCGGCAACCTGGCCAGGAGGCTGGTCGACGACGACCGGGTGACGCGGGTGACCGTGCTGGACGACCTGTCGACCGGACGCCCCGACAACCTCGACGGGGTGGGCGATGCCGACACCCCGGTGGATCTGGTGGAGGGCACGGTGTTGGACGAGGCGCTGGTGACCAAGTTGGTCGCCGAGGCCACAGCGGTGGTGCACCTGGCGGCGATCCCGTCGGTGCCCCGCTCGGTGGATCAGCCCCGGCCGTCGATGACCACCAACGTGGACGGCACGGTGAACGTGCTGGAGGCGATCCGTGCGGCCGGGGGACGGCCGTTGGTGTTTGCGTCGTCGTCGTCGGTGTACGGCGCAGCCGAAGTGCTGCCCAAGACGATCGACCTGGCCCCGGCACCCCTGAGCCCCTACGCGGTGTCCAAGCTGGCGGGGGAGTCGGCCGTGTTGGCCTGGCGCCACTGCTACGGCTTTTCGGCCGTGCCGTTTCGGTTCTTCAACGTGTATGGCCCCCGCCAGCGGGCCGGCGACGCCTACGCCGCCGTGGTGCCGGCGTTTCTCGACGCCGCCCTGGCCGGGCGGGACATCCCGGTGAACGGCGACGGCCTGCAGAGCCGAGACTTCACCTATGTGGGTGACGTGACCGACGTGCTGGCCGAGGTGGCGCTGGGCGGCCTGGATTCGGCCCGCCCGGTGAACCTGGCCTTCGGGCGGCGCTGGACGCTGCTGGACGTGATCGCCGAGCTGGAGACGCTGCTGGGCCGCAGCCTGGACGTGGCCTTCGGCCCCGACCGGGCCGGCGACGTGCGCCACAGCCAGGCCGACCCGGCCGGGCTGGAGCAGCTGCTGGGCACCCGCACACCGGTTGAGCTCGGCCCCGGGTTGGCCCGCACGCTGGCCTGGTGGGACCCCGACGGAGCGGAGGTGGGCGGGGCGGCGGCACCCGACCCCGCCTGA